One segment of Candidatus Zixiibacteriota bacterium DNA contains the following:
- a CDS encoding sigma-70 family RNA polymerase sigma factor yields MLVKKAQAGDFDAFVKLVDGYKGRIFALGRKMTGNEQDAEDIVQETLLKAIDNIDQFRGDAAFGSWLYAIALNQARQFLGKQKHVDLKPIEEYLPSRNADDMHDAHALFDWKDPHSLLESEELRKIIDDAISELPVKYREAFLLRYFEELSVKEVAAIIEESEAATKSRILRARLALRDKLTSVFEVRYGKELPGLH; encoded by the coding sequence ATGCTAGTCAAGAAGGCGCAAGCTGGTGATTTTGATGCCTTCGTGAAGCTCGTGGATGGTTACAAGGGACGAATCTTTGCCCTTGGGCGGAAGATGACCGGAAATGAGCAGGATGCGGAAGATATAGTGCAGGAGACACTGTTGAAAGCTATCGATAATATAGATCAGTTTCGTGGAGATGCTGCATTCGGGAGCTGGCTCTATGCCATTGCGCTCAATCAGGCGAGGCAGTTTCTCGGCAAGCAGAAGCATGTCGACCTGAAGCCGATCGAGGAGTATCTTCCGAGTCGAAATGCCGATGATATGCATGATGCGCACGCCCTTTTCGATTGGAAAGACCCGCATTCGCTGCTTGAAAGCGAGGAGCTGCGCAAGATTATCGATGATGCGATATCTGAGCTGCCTGTCAAGTATCGTGAGGCATTTCTGCTTCGGTACTTTGAGGAATTGTCAGTCAAAGAAGTGGCTGCCATAATAGAGGAGAGCGAAGCCGCGACAAAGTCTCGCATTCTTCGCGCAAGGCTTGCGCTCCGGGACAAACTCACATCTGTATTCGAGGTTCGATATGGGAAAGAGTTGCCGGGATTACATTAA
- a CDS encoding zf-HC2 domain-containing protein encodes MGKSCRDYIKGLSDYLDGEVEPELCAEIEKHIGECQNCRIMIDSLRQTVTLCRDGRSERLPESLENKLSSLLKDRWNKKFPKEK; translated from the coding sequence ATGGGAAAGAGTTGCCGGGATTACATTAAGGGACTGAGCGACTATCTTGATGGCGAAGTAGAACCTGAGCTTTGCGCCGAGATAGAGAAGCATATTGGCGAGTGCCAGAACTGCCGAATAATGATCGATAGTCTAAGACAGACTGTCACCCTCTGTCGCGACGGTCGGTCAGAAAGACTCCCCGAATCGCTCGAGAACAAGTTATCATCCCTTCTGAAAGACCGCTGGAATAAGAAGTTCCCGAAAGAGAAATAG